The following DNA comes from Arcobacter cloacae.
CAATTTCTCTGTGTAATGGAATATTTGTTGGGAATCCTTCAATATAAAATTCATCTAAAGCTCTTTTTGCTTTTTTAACAGCACCTTCCCAAGTCAATGACCAAACGATTAATTTTCCAATCATAGAATCATAATTTGCAGGAACTTTATATCCTGTATAAATACTTGTATCTATTCTAACACCAGGACCTCCAGGAGTTAGATATTTACTTACAGTTCCTGTTGATGGCATAAAGTTTTTTTGTGGATTTTCAGCATTTATTCTAAATTCAATAGAATATCCTCTAAATTGTATCTCTTCTTGTAAGAATTGAAGTTTATCACCTTCTGCTATTTCAATCATTCGCTGAATTATATCAACACCAGTTATTGTTTCAGTTACAGGGTGTTCAACTTGAACTCTCGTATTCATCTCTATAAAATAGATATTATCATTTGCATCAACTAAAAATTCAACAGTTCCTACACTTTCGTATCCAAGTTTGAACATAGCTTTTGTGGCAATTCTATAAAGCTCTTTTCTTGTTTGATTATTTAGCCTTGGACTTGGAGCAATTTCGATAACTTTTTGATGTCTTCTTTGAATCGAACAATCTCGCTCCCCTAGATGAAGAACATTTCCATATTTATCAGCAATTACTTGAATCTCAATATGTCTTGGGTTTTCTACATATTTTTCGATAAATACTTCATTTCTTCCAAAATATTTCATAGATTCATTAGTGGCACTTTCAAACATATCTTTGAAATCTTTTTGTTCTTTTACGATTCTCATTCCTCTTCCACCACCACCAAAAGCAGCTTTTATAATAACGGGAAATCCAATCTCTTTTGCTATTTTAGCACCATCTTCGATATTAGTAATTGGCTCATCAGTTCCTTCAAGAACAGGAACACCAACTTTTTTCATAGCAACTTTTGAAGCCATTTTGTCTCCAAAAAGTTCTATATGTTCAGGTTTTGGACCAATAAAAATTATTCCATTTTCTTCACAAGCTCTAGCAAAATCAGCATTTTCACTTAAAAATCCATATCCTGGATGAATAGCATCACAAGAGGCTTTTTTTGCAATTGAAATAATTTTTTCGAAATTTAAATAAGCTTGAACAACATCTCCCATTATAGGATAACACTCATCAGCTTTTCTAACCCAAATACCTTCCACATCAACTTCTGAAAATATTGCAACACTTGTAATATCAAGTTCTTTACAAGCTCTGATGATTCTAAGAGCAATCT
Coding sequences within:
- a CDS encoding acetyl-CoA carboxylase biotin carboxylase subunit, with protein sequence MAKIKKVLIANRGEIALRIIRACKELDITSVAIFSEVDVEGIWVRKADECYPIMGDVVQAYLNFEKIISIAKKASCDAIHPGYGFLSENADFARACEENGIIFIGPKPEHIELFGDKMASKVAMKKVGVPVLEGTDEPITNIEDGAKIAKEIGFPVIIKAAFGGGGRGMRIVKEQKDFKDMFESATNESMKYFGRNEVFIEKYVENPRHIEIQVIADKYGNVLHLGERDCSIQRRHQKVIEIAPSPRLNNQTRKELYRIATKAMFKLGYESVGTVEFLVDANDNIYFIEMNTRVQVEHPVTETITGVDIIQRMIEIAEGDKLQFLQEEIQFRGYSIEFRINAENPQKNFMPSTGTVSKYLTPGGPGVRIDTSIYTGYKVPANYDSMIGKLIVWSLTWEGAVKKAKRALDEFYIEGFPTNIPLHREIVRDEDFKNGTFNTSYLDKKMQTFTLNSEENIKLEEEKIANIMKFIETINKNNVKVKQ